The DNA window GAAGCCCGAGGGCCCGCCCGCGGTCGCCGCCAGCACGTCGGCCTTGACGAGTCGGGCGATGTCGTCGGCCGAGAGCGCATCGGTCTCGGGCGGCGCCTGGGCCACCAGGTCCAGCGCTGCCTCGGGGTCCTGCCGGGCGAGTATCCGCCGCTGGAGCCGGACGAGCGGCGAGCAGAGCCACGGAACCGACCGGGCCAGTGCCCCCATCGCCTGCTGGGTTCGTCCCGTCTCGCCGACGCCAGGCGGGCCCACCCCGCTGACGAGGGTCACACCCTCGACAGCGTCCAGCCGGTGGCAGGCCAGGGTGAAGGGGGCACCGCCGGAGAAGCCCAGCACGCCGGCTCGGTCGGCGTCGACGTGGGAAAGCAGCGCGGCGGCGTCGTCGGGCCAGTCGTCGATACCGCCGTCGGCGTCGTCGGAGTCGCCGATGCCAGGCCGGTCGGGGGCGACGAGGTGGATGTCGCGCTCGGCCGCGGCGGCGGAAAGCAGGCGGCCCAGCAGCCGCGAGCCGGGCATCCCGTGACAGAAGAGGACGGGACGCCCCGCCGGGTCGCCTTAGCTCGCGTAGGCGAGCTGTCGGCCGCCGCGGTCGAGGAACTCGGGCTCGGTCGCCCAGTCACCGGCAATCGATTCGGCGGAAGCCATACGCCATCGTACCGGACGCCAGCAAAAAAGGCTGAGCCTCGCGTCTAGTCGCTCTGGATGCGCGGGGCGAGCATGTAGGTGACCCGTCCCTGGCCCTCGGCGAAGTCGAAGTGCATCTTGACGGGGAACTCCTCGCCAAGTTCCATCTCGACCTCGGCGTCTTTCGGGATGGCCTTGTTCATGTTCTTCAGGTAGTCGAGCGAGAACAGGGAGTGGGCGTCGCCGGGCGTGAGGTCGATGAGGTCCTCCTGGGTCAGTTCGAGGTGGACGTCGTCTGTGTCGCCCTCGGCGTCGACGTAGAACAGCTCGTCGGTCGCGTCGACGCCCAGCGCGATGTGGTCGCTGACCATGTCCGCCGCGGTCACCGACCGGTTGATATCCTTCCCCTCGATGACGATGTGGGAGGACAGATCCAGATCGGGGAGGTCGGGCTCCTGGCGGATGGAGTCGGGGTCGATGAGCGCGAGCGTATATTCGAGGCCGTCGATGGCGATGTGGAGCTTGCGGGTCTCTTCGTCGAGTTCGAGGTGGACGAGCTGGCCCGAGTCGGCCATCCCGGCGATATCTTCCAGCCGGGAGAGGTTGACGCCGATGAGGCCGCCGTCGGTCTCGTAGGACTCGAAGGCCGCTGCGTCGAGTCGCAGGTCGACCATGCCGACGTTGGCCGGGTCCACCGCCCGAATCTCTAGCCCGTCGTCTTCGAGGTGGATCTTGCACTCGTCCACCAGCACGCTCACTGAGTCGAGAGCCGACTTGAGCGTGTCCGCACTCACGATGGCGTTGAACATCTTGAACCGGGCTACGCCCCCATGCATTAAAAAGTCCCTCATTGAATCCGCGTGCGCGCGGGCAGCGTCGGCCCACGCCCCGACCGTGACCGGGGCCAGTAGCGGGCCGGAGCGGTTGCAGACGCAGGCACCGCTCGTATGCGGGCGGCTCGATAAGGAGAGTGACATGAGCGACCCAGCCGACGACGGGGAGCGCCGCCGGTGGTGCCGACGAGCGGTGTTGCAGTCGGTCGCCGGCATCGGCGCTGTCGGGACCGCCGGTGTCGCTGCGGGCCAGACAGAGACCGGCGGTGGCAGCCAGGGCGGGCAACAGAAGGCCGTCATCCCCGAACAGCAACAGTACGGCCAGTCAGTGACGGGCTTTTTCGTCCACATCGGGCCGGGCGTCGACCCGACCGAGGCCAGTGTCGCCGACCAGTGTGACTTCGTCGACTGGAGCAACGACGAGACGCTGGCCTACGACGCCCAGCTCATCGACCGCGAGGCCGACCCCGAGCAGACCCAGATAACGCTGTATCTCGACGACCGTGTCGACGTCGAGCCGGGGATGCTCTTTATCATCAACGACCGCGAGCAGTGCGAGAGCGGCTATCTGGGCATCTATCTCGAACAGACCGGCGTCAACCTGGCCCAGCTTCGGAGCCGGGATTTCACGCCGAACCCCGAGAACCAGGGCGACGGTGGCGGGGTCGGGGCCGCCGGTCCGGGAGTGGGCGTCGCGAGCGGGCTGGCGGGCTTGCTGGGCGGCGGGTGGCTCTACGGCCAGCGTCGAGGGTAGTTCTCGGGCTCCGCTGTGAGTGGGCTCGTCGCCGTCATACCGCCGAATCGGTCACCTGATACTGCTGGCTGTACCGAACTGACGGAATTCGACACCCCCGGGCGTCGAGTATCTCTACGAACGTACAGAAAGCAGTATGCGCCAGCGATAGCGGGCCGGCAAGTCCCAAGCGAACCGTCAGTGTCCCTCCGAGCGGTGACGGGCGGCCGCCACGGCGCTGCTGCAACCGGGACTGCCCATATACATACGGTTATATACCTTTAAAGCATTTATACTGCATGGATAGTCAACGTAGCGAATATAAAGCATCTGCAACACTCTCCCGGCGAAAACTCCTCCTGGCGGCTGGTGTCGCCGGCGCGGCCGGCCTCGCGGGCTGTGGCGGTCTGACGAACCGGACCGTCACCGCGAGCGACGTGCAGATGGGCGATACGATGGCCGGCCTCGGTTTCGAACAGGGCGAGACCAAGACGTTCACGAACAAGGCCGAGCAGGAGGCCTTCGGCGTCTCGGGCTCCGTGACCGCCGAGAGCAAGCTCACGGTGTTTGCGAACGCCGAGTCGGAACCCGACCCCACCGAGGAGGAGCGCTGGACCGAGAGCGACTCGACGATGGCCCAGTGGTCGGACAACACGCCAGTGCGAGCGGTTCGGGGCTCGGACGTCATCGACGGCGAGGGCATCACGCCCGCCGAGGGCGACCAGTTCGACCTGATGCCGACCGAATCGACGACGCTACTGGTCCCCGATACCGACGGCGAGCCGGACCGCGTCATCTCGGCGACTCCGATGGCCGACATCGACTTCGGTGACCGGGTGACCGACGGCGAGGTCACGTTCGACCCGCCGGTCCCGTACGCCGAGGGCGAGTCGTTCGCGCCGGCTGGACTCGCGTTCGTCTCGGAGGGTGACCAATGAGCCACGGTGTTGGCCCGCTGTTCCTGACTGCCCCTAACAATAGCCCCGTCATAAGGCCACTCGACACGATATCCAGAGAGGACCCCACACCCAACACTCTCGGACTGGGCGAGGGCAACCGCGGTGACGACGGCGACATCACAATCGGCTCGACGACAATCGACACCCAACCTACCCCGAGCCTGCCCTTTATGTATCAGATATACTGGAACTACCTCGACACCGACTGGGCCGAGAACACCCAGACGACAGTCGCGGTGTTCACCACGCCGTCGGCGTCGGTGGGCGGCCGGTCGCTGAATCCCCTCTCGGAGGTCGACGAGAACGAATTCGTCACCGCCGACGGCGCCGAGTATCTCGAAGAGTCGGGCATCCGCGAGGCCGCCGGGCTCGGCTCGAACCTCTCGTGGGTGGTCGCCCCGGCCGAAGTCGCCTCGCGGTCGGTGACGTTCCTCGGGAACCAGACGCCCATGCGGAGCTACGTCGGCTACGTGACGACCAGCGACTCCGAGATTCCACGGACGCTACTCATCAACCTCGCGACGACCGAGACCGGTGACGACATCGCCTTCGGCGTCACCGTCCAGCACCGCGCCATGTACAGCTTGAGCGAGAGCAACGCCACTCCACCGGGCACGGCGCTACTGTCGGGGATGTCGGTGCCGGACCTCGTCGGGGACGAGGCGAATAGCATTGTCAGTGTGGGCGAGAACATCACCCTCATCACCGACGCCGGTGTCACGACCAGCGCCGACCTCGCGGCGACGGCACTCGGGGACCTCTCGCTGGCCTGACCGGACAGCGAGACGGTCGTTTTCGGTGCGCTTACCATCTTGAGCGCACGCGGTCACGACTCACTCGCCACCACAGACCACGAGTCGGCACCCATTTGAGCGTCCGCGGCCTCGATATGTCTATGAACGATTCTTCGTGCGAACAGCGAGAGGTGCACTGAGATGTCCGGTAAGGACGAATACTACAACAAGGCCAAGCAACAGGGCTACCGCGCCCGGTCGGCGTACAAGCTCAAGCAGCTAGACGAGACCGCGGGCCTACTCGGCGACGGGCGCACCGTCGTCGACCTCGGTGCGGCTCCGGGCGGCTGGCTGCAGGTCGCCGCCGAGGAAGTGGGCGAACGGGGCACCGTCGTCGGCGTCGACCGCCAGCGCATCGAGCACCTGGCGGACCCCGAGCCGTCCGTCGAGTACGTCCGCGGGGACATGACCGAGGAGTCGACGAAACAGAAAGTACGGGACGTCGTCGGCGGAACCACCGACGAACGCGGCGGCCCCGTCGACGTGGTCATCTCGGACATGGCGCCGAACATGAGTGGCGACTACGACCTCGACCACGCCCGCTCGGTTCACCTGGTCCGGCAGGCTTTCGAGGTCGCGACCGACCTGCTCGACTCGGGCGGGGACTTCGCGGCGAAGGTGTTCGACGGCCAGGACCTGCAGGACCTGAAAGCCGACATCGAGCCGGAGTTCGAGTACGTCCGCGAGATCCGCCCGGACGCCTCCCGCGATTCGTCCTCGGAGCTGTATCTGGTCGCGAAACACCGCCTGACTGCGCCGGTCCGCGAGGGCGACGTGGTCGAGGTGACTATCGACGACATGGGCGAGGAGGGCGACGGCATCGCGAAGGTCGACGGCTTCACCGTCTTCGTCAGCGGCGTCGAGGAAGGCGAGACGGTCGAGGTGCGTATCGACGACGTGAAACCGCGCTTCGCGTTCGGGCAGCCGGCCGAGTAAGCGGGGTCCGCGACTGCAGGGAGAACCCCGAGACGGTGAGCGGAGCGAGCCGTCGA is part of the Haloarcula salinisoli genome and encodes:
- a CDS encoding DNA polymerase sliding clamp — protein: MFNAIVSADTLKSALDSVSVLVDECKIHLEDDGLEIRAVDPANVGMVDLRLDAAAFESYETDGGLIGVNLSRLEDIAGMADSGQLVHLELDEETRKLHIAIDGLEYTLALIDPDSIRQEPDLPDLDLSSHIVIEGKDINRSVTAADMVSDHIALGVDATDELFYVDAEGDTDDVHLELTQEDLIDLTPGDAHSLFSLDYLKNMNKAIPKDAEVEMELGEEFPVKMHFDFAEGQGRVTYMLAPRIQSD
- a CDS encoding DUF6517 family protein codes for the protein MDSQRSEYKASATLSRRKLLLAAGVAGAAGLAGCGGLTNRTVTASDVQMGDTMAGLGFEQGETKTFTNKAEQEAFGVSGSVTAESKLTVFANAESEPDPTEEERWTESDSTMAQWSDNTPVRAVRGSDVIDGEGITPAEGDQFDLMPTESTTLLVPDTDGEPDRVISATPMADIDFGDRVTDGEVTFDPPVPYAEGESFAPAGLAFVSEGDQ
- a CDS encoding DUF6517 family protein, with the translated sequence MSHGVGPLFLTAPNNSPVIRPLDTISREDPTPNTLGLGEGNRGDDGDITIGSTTIDTQPTPSLPFMYQIYWNYLDTDWAENTQTTVAVFTTPSASVGGRSLNPLSEVDENEFVTADGAEYLEESGIREAAGLGSNLSWVVAPAEVASRSVTFLGNQTPMRSYVGYVTTSDSEIPRTLLINLATTETGDDIAFGVTVQHRAMYSLSESNATPPGTALLSGMSVPDLVGDEANSIVSVGENITLITDAGVTTSADLAATALGDLSLA
- a CDS encoding 23S rRNA (uridine(2552)-2'-O)-methyltransferase produces the protein MSGKDEYYNKAKQQGYRARSAYKLKQLDETAGLLGDGRTVVDLGAAPGGWLQVAAEEVGERGTVVGVDRQRIEHLADPEPSVEYVRGDMTEESTKQKVRDVVGGTTDERGGPVDVVISDMAPNMSGDYDLDHARSVHLVRQAFEVATDLLDSGGDFAAKVFDGQDLQDLKADIEPEFEYVREIRPDASRDSSSELYLVAKHRLTAPVREGDVVEVTIDDMGEEGDGIAKVDGFTVFVSGVEEGETVEVRIDDVKPRFAFGQPAE